From a single Scomber japonicus isolate fScoJap1 chromosome 12, fScoJap1.pri, whole genome shotgun sequence genomic region:
- the LOC128369797 gene encoding heavy metal-binding protein HIP-like, whose amino-acid sequence MRRAAAFLALLLCLYWTGAQGESGGLTGNDITQTEIQSEILGVKSTSDQTNITPDIWAELKELRDMAIEHSVELRNTKSKMEKLELESKINASENVVKELQRENTVLEARMTASENEMEELKNEVVKLKIENEVLKIFNPEQNADRPKVAFSLGLTDDGQIGPFNTDTTLKFSKVFTNFGQVYSPTTGLFTAPVRGAYYFSFNLLDIRSNTWRDVFLYHNDKRVLWSQNYSVNDGESVSNSLVLQLEKGDVVYLVLRAGDSVYDDGYDYTSFNGFLLFPL is encoded by the exons atgaggcgtgctgcagcttttctggcgttgctgctctgtctgtactggacggGGGCTCAAggtgagagtggagggctgacagggaatgatatcactcagacggagattcagtctgagatcctgggtgtcaaatcaaccagtgatcagaccaacatcacccctgacatctgggctgagctgaaggagctgagagacatggccatcgaacacagtgtggagctgaggaacaccaagagcaagatggagaagctggag TTGGAGTCCAAAATCAACGCCAGTGAAAATGTGGTCAAggagctccagagagagaacacag tgttggaggccagaatgaccGCCAGTGAAAATgagatggaggagctcaagaacGAGGTGGTGAAGCTCAAGATAGAGAATGAAG TTTTGAAG ATAttcaatccaga acagaatgcag accgaccaaaggtggcgttctcacttggtctcactGATGATGGACAAATTGGACCCTTCAATACTGACACCACACTCAAGTTCAGTAAAGTCTtcaccaactttggtcaggtctacagtccaactacag gtctcttcacagccccagtcagaggagcctaCTACTTCTCATTCAATCTACTGGATATCCGGAGTAACACATGGAGGGATGTTTTtctctatcacaatgacaagagagtGTTGTGGAGTCAAAATTACAGTGTAAATGATGGGGAAAGTGtttctaattcactggttcttcagctggaaaagggggatgtggtctacCTGGTTTTACGTGCTGGCGATAGTGTATACGATGATGGTTATGATTATACTTCCTTtaatggatttctgctttttccactgtga
- the LOC128369798 gene encoding lamin-B1-like: MRRAAAFLALLLCLYWTGAQGERGGLTGNDITQTEVQSEILGVKSTSDQTNITPDIWAELKELRDMVIEHRMELRKLEQENTAMQTRLTISEYKNAVLESKMTDSENMVKELQSENTAIRICLFDIKTASECKNAVLEARMTASENEMEELKKENTVLEARMNASENEMVKLKIENAVLETRMTASENVMEELKKENTDLQSRVTASEDKTTVLETRMTASENEVEELKRQIADQPKVAFSLGLTDDGLIGPFNTAITLKFSKVFTNFGQGYSPTTGLFTAPVRGAYYFSFNLLDGRSNAYRDVYLYHNDKIVLVSANHSANAWESVSNSLVLQLEKGDVVYLVLPAGYSVFDDTGDYTSFNGFLLFPL; the protein is encoded by the exons atgaggcgtgctgcagcttttctggcgttgctgctctgtctgtactggacgggggctcagggtgagagaggagggctgacagggaatgatatcactcagacggaggttcagtctgagatcctgggtgtcaaatcaaccagtgatcagaccaacatcacccctgacatctgggctgagctgaaggagctgagagacatggtCATCGAACACAGAATGGAGCTgaggaagctggagcaggagaatacag ccatgcAGACCAGACTGACAATCAGTGAATACAAGAATGCAG tGTTGGAGTCCAAAATGACCGACAGTGAGAATATGGTCAAAGAGCTCCAGAGTGAGAACACAG CAATTAGGATATGTTTATTTGATATCAAG acagccagtgaatgcaagaatgcag tgttggaggccagaatgaccGCCAGTGAAAATgagatggaggagctcaagaaggagaacacag tgttggaggccagaatgaacgccagtgaaaaTGAGATGGTGAAGCTGAAGATagagaatgcag tgttggagaccagaatgaccgccagtgaaaatgtgatggaggagctcaagaaggagaacacag atcttcaatccagagtaacagcgagtgaagataagaccacag tgttggagaccagaatgaccgccagtgaaaacgaggtggaggagctgaagagacagattgcag accaaccaaaggtggcgttctcacttggtctcactGATGATGGACTAATTGGACCCTTCAATACTGCCATCACACTCAAGTTCAGTAAAGTCTtcaccaactttggtcagggctacagtccaactacag gtctcttcacagccccagtcagaggagcctaCTACTTCTCATTCAATCTACTGGATGGCCGGAGTAACGCATACAGGGATGTTTatctctatcacaatgacaagatTGTGTTGGTCAGTGCTAATCACAGTGCAAATGCCTGGGAAAGTGtttctaattcactggttcttcagctggaaaagggggatgtggtctacCTGGTTTTACCTGCTGGCTATAGTGTATTCGATGATACTGGTGATTATACTTCCTTtaatggatttctgctttttccactgtga
- the LOC128369799 gene encoding uncharacterized protein LOC128369799 — protein MRRAAAFLALLLCLYWTGAQGESGGLAGNDVTQIEIQSEILGVKSTSDQTNITPDIWAELKELRDMAIEHSVELRNSKSKMEKLEQENTAIQTRLTASESKNAVLESKMTDSENVVKELQSENTELESKINASENVVKELQRENTESRYFQYTPFQASLGFHNGPQHLNIPRMNASENEVEELKRQIADRPKVAFSLGLTDSGTIGPFNTDTTLKFSKVFTNFGQAYSPTTGLFTAPVRGAYYFSFTLLDGRSNTWRDVFLYHNDKRVLWSQNYSANGYESVSNSLVVQLEKGDVFYLVLYAGDSVFDDTNDRTTFNGFLLFPL, from the exons atgaggcgtgctgcagcttttctggcgttgctgctctgtctgtactggacgggggctcagggtgagagtggagggctgGCGGGGAATGATGTCACTCAGATTGAGattcagtctgagatcctgggtgtcaaatcaaccagtgatcagaccaacatcacccctgacatctgggctgagctgaaggagctgagagacatggccatcgaacacagtgtggagctgaggaacagcaagagcaagatggagaagctggagcaggagaatacag ccatacagaccagactgacagccagtgaaagcaagaatgcag tGTTGGAGTCCAAAATGACCGACAGTGAAAATGTGGTCAAAGAGCTCCAGAGTGAGAACACAG AGTTGGAGTCCAAAATCAACGCCAGTGAAAATGTGGTCAAggagctccagagagagaacacag AATCCAGGTATTTCCAATACACACCATTCCAAGCTTCTCTTGGTTTTCACAACGGTCCACAACATCTTAACATACCA agaatgaacgccagtgaaaacgaggtggaggagctgaagagacagattgcag accgaccaaaggtggcgttctcacttggtctcactGACAGCGGAACAATTGGACCCTTCAATACTGACACCACACTCAAGTTCAGTAAAGTCTtcaccaactttggtcaggcctacagtccaactacag gtctcttcacagccccagtcagaggagcctaCTACTTCTCATTCACTCTACTGGATGGCCGGAGTAACACATGGAGGGATGTTTTCCTgtatcacaatgacaagagagtGTTGTGGAGTCAAAATTACAGTGCAAATGGCTACGAAAGTGTTTCTAATTCACTGGTTgttcagctggaaaagggggatgtgtTCTACCTGGTTTTATATGCTGGCGATAGTGTATTCGATGATACTAATGATCGTACTACCTTtaatggatttctgctttttccactgtga